From Syngnathus typhle isolate RoL2023-S1 ecotype Sweden linkage group LG5, RoL_Styp_1.0, whole genome shotgun sequence:
CAGTTTAGAGACGCTTTTTGGGCTGTCTGGTCAATAAATTCATGGAGCTGGAAAATGGTCAAGTTTACAAAAAAGTGCTATGCATATGTGGGATTTTACGCTGAAAGGCACTTCAGTTTCGCAACTACTGCACTATTCCCGCTTGAAAAATGCCAATACTGCATTTGATTCATGAACCAATTGTATCCTCGCTGTTCCTGTTTCCACATGCAGCCTTTTTCTGTTATGTGCCAACTTGAATCGGCAGGTTTGatttatgtgtgtgcgtgcgcatgtatgtcttttttccccccctcatttTGTCTTAATTGTATATGTAGTCTTGACCACGTGGAAAGTTGTGAAAACTGTGATTTTGGGTGTACGTGTTTGTGAGTTTATACGCAAAAATGTCCGTGGTAGTAATTGAATCTTGTGTTGTTGTGGGCGTGCGTGAACATTTGCAAACAAATTCCATATTTAAATGAAACGAATTAAAGACAGAAACACAAAGTGTGTCCAGTGCTCTTTTGACAAGATGACCGGTAAGTGTGCAGGGGTGTCATACATGCCGCTATGCCACACCTTGTCAAACTGACATGGCATGTTGacaaatttatttgcatttgcaaTCATTTATATTCCATGATTTGCTCATCGCGTTGAATATTTTCCTACAAACCTCATACCTTATTGCATAGTTAGTTCTGCAGCTTTATCTTAAAAATATGTTCAGCTCTACATGTCTACAAAATACTCTATTTGGCTTCAGACTGATGACATTTTAAAAGAATCCACAATTTGGGAGTACCAAACTGGTCCATAGGTCGTGTGGCGGTTCACATTCAAGGTCAGTGTCTCCATTTGCAATTGTCCTGTGGTGACCAGGCTCCCAATCCCAACGTCCCTGAAGGGGACAAGGGCTATTCAAAATGGCTGAAGGCTGAATCCTTGTCATTTCATCAATCAACATaacattttcccccaaaaagtTGAAAATCTTGCAAATCATAAAAGAAGAATCACAATCAGTTCTGTGACACTGGTTGACTTCCAGGTTGTCCACATTTGCAAAAGAATGCTCCCATAAGGAAACCACTGCACTGGTGATTTCATAACTAGGACACCAGGCTTTGATATCTACGAacaaataaaacagaaaataaGTCAAACGAGTCACCATGTGACATGTCTAACTGAAATCCAAtttaacatttttattcaatccaaattggatttttttgggggtgctTTTTCTCCTTTTAATCTGTACTTTATTTTACATCCCCAAATAGaaatttttctttgtgtgtaaatattatttagtttctactttgttttttttaagctcctcCAATATATGTCTTTCTTGTGACACATCGTTTCATTCTAAACTAAACTTTGCAGACACGTCTGGTAACAGAGTGAAAAACAGAGTTCAAACTTTTGGGATGCTCATCGAGCTAAAGTGCCACTAGGCTCGCTGACATCGCGACGACGACGGTTTGAACTCTGgacatttcatttgatttgtgAGGCACATATTGATCCAGTAAACGCTACCTTCTAGAACCGGGACAGTACTCTGATGTCTGTGTGGTCGGCGTCTCCTGAAGCGATCTCTGGTGTTTGGAGAAGCTGGATGTGATGAATTCCACTGTTGAAGCTGGCACAGAGCACATTGGAGGCGTCGCTGGCCGCCAAAGACACCAGAGGACCGGCGCCGTCCAGCGACAGGGTGGCTAAGCACACTTGAAGAGAACGACGGAAACCCATCAAACGTAACCTAAATGCCATCAGAAGCGCCAGTTGTCCTACCTGCTGAGTTTTGGTCCCACACTTTGACGGAGCTGTCATGTGAGGACGTGGCCACCAGAGCGGCGCCGTTGCCTCCCGCTGCCGCAGGAAGGAAGACGCAGCACGAGGTGGTCTGCAGGTGGCCACGGTACTCCACCACTTTGCAGCCTGGCTGACGCAGATCCCACAGCTGACCGTACACACATCATGGGAGACTACGACTGAGtcatttgcttttttctttcttgcacCGTTTAAAAATACACGTTTTCTCATCATAGTAAAACTTTTTTGCTATAATATCACAGACAACTTTACTACTGGAACGTCAAATTTTGCTCACCAAATTagtcttttgttttatttttttcatgttaaAACTATGGCTGTTATGACTTTGATCTCATGAATTCATCTTGAATCAAGCTGTAATATTTACGGAACTTTTTTTCATGAAATTAAGACTACTCAGGAAATAGTTCAACTTTATTCctgaaatatttgaatatttctttggaacattttttttttgcaaaactttTCATCAGGTATCAAAATAAGAGGACATGAGCTCAATCTCACCGTAGCCTCGCAGCCTTGGCCTCCAAAACCGTTGCTGCTGGACACCAGGTGATTTCCGTTGTCGGAAACGTCACAGTGGGTCTGGATGTATTGCTTGGCCGGAAAAGTGTTTGTCACCTGCCACGCTCGGCTGTCCCACACTCTGCGTGCACACGTAACAGATTGGAAAGTGACAAAGTTGCCGCACCTTATCTGGGATGTGACCTACgcaagtaccgtattggcccgaatataagacgaggttctttgcattgaaataagactgaaaaagtgggggtcgtcttatattcggggtctagacattatacccattttcacttgtgcgcagcggtaaattaaaggttgctggtatcgactgagtatgttgctgtgatcgttaCGCAGCGGTACGGtaactaacggtcgccagcaaatgtattttgttgtctcgatcaatcacttatgtttggtgtgttgccgagagtatttcattcgtggttatttattactctttgctgccaataattcagtgaagcaatcaaaactgaaccacgtcttccctactgtgttctgaccgacgcccgggggcgaaaagagcgtAACCATCCGAGCCGTCCTCAGGCTCGCCAACATTaacggtagcagtttgcattattttattgcaatgtttttccttattcagatttctTTCAAGActagttacagttagacttcactttaatGGTTATTGCAGTTATTGaaatgttgttttatcacaatagattggtttatttacgaaccagaagccattcatttacaaatgtgattgcactttagtttacggatttaaatgtgcagatattaagatgtgacaagacagtttttgcatgatttgaatgaggcaaaataacgtgctttttctctcgaatatattgttataatcatttgtttcagatgtaccgtattttccagactataaggcgcaccggactataaggcgcaccttcaatgaatggcccattttaaaactttgtccttatataaggcgcaccggactataaggcgcaccattgatgcatcatgtcagatttttaatccaaatcaaatcattctccattttatcttttttatttcaacttcagacgtaacaaattacttcatgatcacaaaataatgatccatagtctttttgattcatgattcagcgggccacttatgattgatttcatgacaaaaTGCTTcctgccagtttaaatttaggaatttggtccatatataaggcgcactggactataaggcggcttttgataaaattttaggtttttagatgcgccttatagtccggaaaatacggtaattattttctgtataaaaattaaatttggtgttcaaaaagtcatttttcaaactttttcaaAGAGGGtgtcgtcttataatcggggttGTCTCACattcgggccaatacagtaTGTCGTCATCCAAGCAAATCTAAACTCCACAGTGGCTGTTTCGGAGAGCTGTAGTAGCGAAACTTGTCAGTGCCGTTATTGGTTTTGTCGTAGTCAAAGCAAATCCAAAGTCCACAGTGGCTGCTTTGGAGAGCTGTAGTCGCGAAACCTGTCTGTACCGTATGGTTTTGTCCTCCGACGTCTGCACGAGCGAGGAGCTGCCTGGCACCCAACACACGTGTGTCACCTGAAAAGTCGTCAAGGGGGTTGAGCTTCAAGGTATCGCGTGGCCTTGATGGACGGAGCATAATGAGCGCATTGTTCTCACCAGGTTTCGGGAAATGTTGTGTCTCTGCTCGCATTTCGCAGATTCAATGTCCCACAGGCACATGCAGTTGTCGCGGGACCCCGTGCACAGTTTCCTCCCATCTATGGAAACGCGGCAGCAACCGTGtcagttttcttttctttgcaaaCTGATGATTTCTGAATGAAGATCTTTTGATGAGATTCCTTTTTTCTGTAATGAAGGTCGATATATAGATTGTATTGTCTTACAATCCTCGTGTCAAAATAACATCACACAACCGATTCATCAAATGAGACCCTTTGCTAAGATTTTCATTACACAgatgctacttttttttttttgtgtgtgtgcatgtaataAATCATTTCACAATCTGTGTACCGTGATCGAAATTCGCCCAAACATTTGTGATATTGTCAAACATGGGAAATGAGGACATTTGCAGGGTTGTGTGCGTGCAAGAGAGTGAATACCGGGGCTGATTGCAAGCCCGTTGACCACTAACTGGTGCCCGGAAAACTCCTGAATGGGCTCGTCCCCCTGGTTCAAGTCCCACATTAGGACGGACTTGTCCCGCGAGGCGCTGAAGATCCACGTGCTGCCCGGATAACACA
This genomic window contains:
- the wdr31 gene encoding WD repeat-containing protein 31, with amino-acid sequence MGKLQSKFRKRSELYRASQSEKADGVLDSQVVQYEPAHRGSVNTVTNLSAHLCVSGGTDQAVVVYDWKRGHMCQCFQGHNREVTKVVCYPGSTWIFSASRDKSVLMWDLNQGDEPIQEFSGHQLVVNGLAISPDGRKLCTGSRDNCMCLWDIESAKCEQRHNISRNLVTHVCWVPGSSSLVQTSEDKTIRVWDSRAWQVTNTFPAKQYIQTHCDVSDNGNHLVSSSNGFGGQGCEATLWDLRQPGCKVVEYRGHLQTTSCCVFLPAAAGGNGAALVATSSHDSSVKVWDQNSAVCLATLSLDGAGPLVSLAASDASNVLCASFNSGIHHIQLLQTPEIASGDADHTDIRVLSRF